One genomic region from Sphingobacterium sp. UGAL515B_05 encodes:
- the ccoG gene encoding cytochrome c oxidase accessory protein CcoG has translation MSTVVVNNANNGGSKSKKRQWIYAKKPQGELYKKRQWVGYSLLLFLFVVPFIKINGEPFLMFNIIERKFSILGNLFYPQDLYIFVFGMLIVMVCVVLFTVVFGRVWCGWTCPQTIFLELIFRRIEYWIEGDWQQQKKLDAGPNTDQKQLKKFLKHGIFLIISFFISNIFLSYIIGVDALMKIVTDPLDQHIGGLISIIIFTLVFYGVFAYVREIVCIAICPYGRLQGVLLDDQSITVAYDHRRGEPRGKQQKDATTTQGDCVDCKLCVHVCPTGIDIRNGLQLECVSCTACIDACDAVMDKIGKPKKLIGFYPMGEIEGTLKKKSNTRAIAYSIVLVALMSVFSFLLFNRSPVDGRLLRAKGSTYQLRDDKTISNLYSLELINKSGKEMPFKLVCDDPRLKIQLVNPIQKLSKDGHATLSFFLIIANKDVETYKSNVKLAIYSGDKKVESLKTTFIAPLGMN, from the coding sequence ATGAGTACAGTAGTCGTGAATAATGCCAATAACGGTGGATCTAAGTCAAAAAAAAGACAATGGATTTATGCCAAAAAACCGCAGGGAGAGCTTTACAAAAAGAGACAGTGGGTTGGGTATTCACTACTGCTGTTCTTGTTTGTAGTTCCTTTTATCAAAATAAATGGTGAACCGTTTCTCATGTTCAACATTATTGAGCGGAAGTTTTCCATCTTAGGAAATCTGTTCTATCCACAGGATCTCTACATATTCGTATTCGGCATGTTAATCGTGATGGTATGTGTTGTTTTGTTTACTGTTGTCTTTGGACGGGTATGGTGCGGATGGACTTGCCCCCAGACCATTTTTTTGGAATTAATATTTAGACGAATTGAATATTGGATCGAAGGTGATTGGCAACAACAAAAGAAATTGGATGCTGGACCCAATACGGATCAAAAACAATTGAAAAAGTTTTTGAAACATGGTATATTCCTGATCATATCATTTTTCATTTCAAATATCTTTTTGTCTTATATCATCGGTGTTGATGCACTGATGAAGATCGTCACTGATCCATTGGACCAACATATCGGTGGATTGATCTCAATAATCATCTTTACATTGGTTTTCTATGGCGTATTTGCGTACGTCAGGGAGATTGTATGTATTGCAATTTGCCCTTATGGCAGATTGCAGGGCGTACTCCTCGATGACCAAAGTATCACTGTTGCATATGATCATAGACGTGGAGAGCCAAGAGGAAAACAGCAAAAGGATGCAACTACGACGCAGGGAGATTGTGTAGACTGCAAACTCTGTGTACATGTATGCCCCACAGGAATTGATATTCGAAATGGTCTGCAATTGGAATGTGTAAGCTGTACGGCCTGTATAGATGCCTGTGATGCTGTCATGGACAAAATTGGAAAGCCTAAAAAGTTAATTGGCTTTTATCCAATGGGTGAGATTGAAGGAACACTGAAGAAAAAAAGCAATACGAGGGCAATTGCCTATTCTATCGTGTTGGTTGCATTAATGTCGGTCTTTAGTTTTCTGTTGTTCAATCGTTCTCCGGTGGATGGAAGATTGCTTCGGGCAAAAGGTAGCACCTACCAACTTCGCGATGATAAGACAATAAGCAACCTGTATTCTTTGGAATTGATTAATAAGTCTGGTAAAGAAATGCCTTTTAAATTGGTCTGTGATGATCCGCGTTTAAAGATTCAACTGGTCAATCCTATTCAAAAATTGAGTAAAGATGGACATGCGACACTGAGTTTTTTTCTAATTATCGCGAATAAGGATGTTGAGACCTATAAAAGTAATGTAAAATTAGCTATCTATTCGGGAGATAAGAAAGTGGAAAGTTTAAAAACCACTTTTATAGCACCTCTGGGTATGAATTAA
- a CDS encoding thymidine kinase: protein MLFSEHNLALRPAQYGSIEIVCGSMFSGKTEELIRRLKRAQYARLNVEIFKPSVDKRYDEKLVVSHDSNSIPSTPVDHSSAILLLSSSTQVVGIDEAQFFDDGLTEVCVKLANSGIRVIVAGLDMDFQGQPFGPIPNLMAVAEHVTKVHAVCMQCGAPANYSYRLTKDTETVLLGEKDAYEPRCRPCYFHLNK, encoded by the coding sequence ATGCTTTTTTCCGAACATAATTTGGCTTTGCGCCCCGCTCAATATGGTAGCATTGAAATTGTCTGTGGCTCGATGTTCTCAGGCAAGACAGAAGAATTGATTCGCAGGCTAAAACGAGCACAATATGCACGTCTGAATGTCGAAATCTTTAAACCATCTGTTGACAAACGATACGATGAAAAGCTGGTCGTTTCTCACGATAGTAATAGCATCCCGTCGACACCTGTTGATCATTCTTCAGCGATCCTACTCTTAAGTTCATCTACCCAAGTTGTCGGAATCGATGAGGCACAATTTTTTGATGACGGTTTGACAGAGGTGTGTGTCAAATTGGCAAATAGTGGTATCCGGGTAATTGTTGCCGGACTGGATATGGATTTTCAAGGGCAACCATTTGGCCCAATCCCCAATCTAATGGCAGTAGCCGAACACGTTACGAAAGTACATGCGGTTTGCATGCAATGTGGCGCTCCAGCGAATTATTCCTACCGCCTGACCAAGGATACGGAAACCGTACTTTTAGGTGAAAAAGACGCTTATGAACCACGTTGTAGACCCTGTTATTTCCACTTGAACAAGTAG
- a CDS encoding phage integrase SAM-like domain-containing protein, with translation MATVNAKIVPHQKKDDGTWNVKITVSHKSQTKYIDTSSFVDKAYLDSKGKLKKAFVDKHFSTKLTEYRDALTALGSKVKFMTCEDVKSFLKNLDAKDDVIDLFAKFDERIDEYRSKGREGQAKNILSVINHLRDFTGQQSFDITHLTTGFLYEFKRYLESPKVIVRNNNNGGYTKPQERRGINANTQIIYFGIISNLVKDLRKRYNNQSIGHTPVPNPFENFDSIKPVKTKRRILEISMILDLLNYKPVGKMETVTRDLFLLSFYLCGMNPVDMFAYLTDPNISGGFEYARTKIKNRRIIDGGVTNVLIPECAQALIEKHAGTIQRDYRNIESLHSIFRDGWKRIRAKLGFNVSMYYGRHSFATIARKLCGISKDDVSFALNHKFGLDVTDIYAEPNWEIVHHVQKTVIERVFSELEEKEVA, from the coding sequence ATGGCAACTGTTAATGCAAAAATTGTCCCTCATCAGAAAAAGGATGATGGAACCTGGAATGTCAAGATCACTGTTAGTCACAAATCCCAGACTAAATATATAGATACATCTTCATTTGTAGATAAGGCCTATCTGGATTCAAAAGGTAAGCTTAAGAAAGCATTTGTTGATAAACATTTTTCTACTAAACTAACGGAGTATCGCGATGCTCTTACGGCTTTGGGTAGCAAAGTGAAATTTATGACCTGTGAAGATGTTAAGAGTTTCCTTAAGAACTTAGATGCAAAAGATGATGTTATCGATTTATTCGCAAAGTTTGATGAAAGGATAGATGAATACCGCAGCAAAGGACGGGAGGGGCAAGCTAAAAATATATTATCAGTGATCAACCATCTACGTGATTTCACCGGGCAACAATCATTTGATATAACTCATCTTACTACTGGTTTTTTGTATGAGTTCAAGCGTTACTTGGAATCGCCTAAGGTTATTGTAAGAAATAATAATAATGGTGGATATACCAAACCTCAGGAACGACGCGGAATAAATGCCAATACGCAAATCATATATTTTGGTATTATAAGCAATTTGGTGAAGGATCTACGAAAAAGATACAATAATCAATCAATCGGGCATACGCCTGTTCCAAATCCTTTTGAAAACTTCGATAGTATAAAGCCGGTTAAAACAAAGCGGAGAATTTTAGAGATTAGCATGATTCTGGATTTGCTAAACTATAAACCCGTTGGCAAAATGGAAACGGTAACTAGGGATCTGTTTCTCCTTTCATTCTACCTTTGCGGTATGAACCCGGTTGATATGTTTGCATATTTGACTGACCCTAATATCTCAGGCGGTTTTGAATATGCCCGTACAAAAATTAAAAATAGGAGAATTATTGACGGAGGTGTTACCAATGTATTGATTCCGGAATGTGCACAGGCTTTAATTGAAAAGCATGCTGGTACCATTCAAAGAGACTACAGGAATATAGAAAGCTTACATTCTATTTTTCGTGATGGTTGGAAACGGATACGGGCAAAACTTGGTTTCAACGTGTCGATGTATTACGGGCGACATAGTTTCGCTACGATTGCAAGGAAGTTATGTGGTATAAGTAAGGATGATGTTTCCTTTGCACTAAACCATAAATTTGGATTGGATGTTACTGATATTTATGCGGAGCCAAATTGGGAGATTGTTCACCATGTTCAGAAGACAGTAATAGAAAGAGTATTTAGTGAACTTGAAGAAAAAGAGGTGGCGTGA
- a CDS encoding sulfite exporter TauE/SafE family protein, translating to MSYTYFAFFMGLFGSIHCAVMCGPLIFAIEGRQGFGWNVFLNKVLYQSGRVLTYGCLGLLLGTIGTFAQIQGWQRSLSWATGIILIGIALFQLIGKHNRKIASWQTKAVQPIVRLLSKWLYKPGGSFIAGVLNGLLPCGMVYMALMSSINADSPQQSFFFMLYFGLGTIPLLFAFSFLGNFSRSFKIGFSKWVPFLYFLLGIWFILRGANLDIPYLSPFIHVDGAINCV from the coding sequence ATGAGCTATACCTATTTTGCATTTTTCATGGGATTGTTTGGAAGCATACATTGTGCGGTAATGTGTGGCCCATTAATTTTTGCTATTGAGGGAAGACAGGGTTTTGGTTGGAACGTTTTTTTAAATAAAGTACTGTATCAATCCGGTAGAGTACTGACTTATGGATGTTTAGGACTTTTACTCGGTACGATCGGAACATTTGCCCAGATTCAAGGTTGGCAGCGAAGTTTGAGCTGGGCCACAGGTATTATTCTGATCGGAATTGCTTTATTCCAGCTTATTGGTAAGCATAATCGGAAAATCGCTAGCTGGCAGACGAAGGCTGTGCAGCCAATTGTACGCTTATTGTCGAAATGGCTCTATAAACCGGGGGGGAGTTTTATTGCCGGCGTACTGAATGGCTTATTGCCCTGTGGCATGGTCTACATGGCACTCATGTCGTCCATAAATGCAGATAGCCCACAGCAAAGTTTCTTTTTTATGTTGTACTTTGGCTTAGGAACTATTCCGCTATTGTTTGCATTTTCTTTTCTAGGAAATTTCTCCAGATCTTTCAAAATTGGATTTTCGAAATGGGTTCCCTTTCTCTATTTCTTATTGGGAATTTGGTTTATACTCCGGGGTGCCAATTTGGATATTCCCTATTTAAGTCCATTCATTCATGTCGATGGTGCAATAAACTGTGTTTAA
- a CDS encoding FixH family protein, which yields MNWGTKIFLTLAVFMLCIVGAGIYMVSHDSDSLEEDDYYEQGLNYDQAYEKKQNVLIMKESPTIEIRQDTLYIHFVSKENKGKLLFRKPSDNRLDKELPFQTTSNLYTLPISTFDKGMWNLYIDWKSVGKDFLFEEHILF from the coding sequence ATGAATTGGGGTACAAAGATTTTTTTAACCTTGGCGGTATTTATGTTGTGTATAGTCGGAGCAGGAATATACATGGTGAGTCACGATTCGGATAGTCTGGAAGAAGATGACTATTACGAGCAGGGACTGAATTATGATCAAGCTTACGAAAAAAAGCAAAATGTATTGATTATGAAGGAATCACCAACAATAGAAATCAGGCAAGATACCTTGTATATTCATTTTGTTTCCAAAGAAAATAAAGGGAAACTGCTGTTTCGAAAACCTTCGGATAATCGATTGGATAAAGAATTACCATTTCAGACAACCAGTAATTTATATACACTGCCCATTTCCACGTTCGATAAAGGAATGTGGAATTTGTATATTGACTGGAAGAGTGTAGGTAAAGATTTTTTATTTGAAGAGCATATTTTATTCTAG
- a CDS encoding carboxypeptidase regulatory-like domain-containing protein: MKHIKLLTLSIGLLGMGTTYAQTTPTLPINTIVERVQKYFQVYPVEKVHLHFDKPYYAVGDTLWFSTYLSRNLAEYEPSKIAYVEVLNSRDSLIQTLKIPLDKGVGNGQIVLDPQFMSQDNYRFRAYTKWMANFDNAYFFNKVVPIGDVINKKLITNIEFQNNIGGNKTQAVIQFRDRTGKPMINSKINWEFVSGWETFDKGKGETDGLGKVTINLSAKEKANLEKGQLKISIQENKNEKPLSSSFLLKNALWDADVQFFPEGGDIIAGLAKKVAFKALGSDGKGLKVKGSILDSKGKSVAEFADFGTGMGYFSLLPLAGENYQAVVKFENGQERKYKLPAVVNDKANVVFVKQDATNAEFAVVTSEENFSKNQGQSYYVLVQSNGHLCFGAQVNLKSSSALVNIPKERLPNGIVQVTLLSPDGKPISERLAFVQSEKLLNIQVTSDKQSYKAKDLVNLKLAVDNNGQKFPGSYSVAVIDESKVPYNDQADLSIVSNFLLTSDLKGNVENPNSYFDEKNPNRDKALDALLMTQGFRRFDYPTLIAEKLPQISFLPEQGIELSGILRMNTGRPYPNGGLLLTIPSRNIKKDVYTDQNGRFAFKDLVFPDSSKVTVNARSNDNYRSLVINMDQTFYPEIDKNNGYKSYFVPNIDQAFAPYLANSRKEYRKSILLDEVEVTAVVKKVITNKDFPSISGLSMPEHRIEPDRLTGCNVLTMCLQTVLTGITYDPQTLKYYVSRDYNAGGRTPVQFFLNGMAIDEPGLNSINVADIEGIEIFLRDELGTVSRMYQNNGVVSIYTKKVEAKKPRMSLSEIESMLPKSNVIDMYPLGYIKERKFYVPKYDTPERKAANDLRTTIYWNPKVSITETGEAAIQFYNADGNGNYKVIVEGMDQTGNIGRKVINYGVQP; encoded by the coding sequence ATGAAGCACATAAAACTATTGACTTTATCGATAGGACTGTTAGGAATGGGGACGACTTATGCCCAGACTACACCTACGTTGCCTATTAATACGATCGTAGAACGAGTTCAGAAATATTTTCAGGTCTACCCAGTTGAAAAGGTACATTTACATTTCGATAAGCCATATTACGCGGTGGGGGATACCCTCTGGTTTTCGACCTATTTATCCCGCAATTTGGCCGAATATGAGCCGAGTAAAATAGCTTATGTGGAAGTACTGAACAGTCGTGATTCCCTGATTCAGACACTTAAAATTCCATTGGATAAAGGGGTAGGAAATGGGCAGATTGTGCTTGATCCTCAATTTATGTCTCAGGACAATTATCGATTTAGAGCTTACACAAAATGGATGGCCAACTTTGATAATGCCTACTTCTTTAATAAAGTGGTGCCAATCGGTGATGTTATCAATAAGAAATTGATTACAAACATTGAATTTCAAAATAACATTGGTGGTAATAAAACCCAAGCTGTCATACAGTTCCGCGATCGTACGGGAAAACCGATGATCAATTCAAAAATCAATTGGGAGTTTGTCTCGGGATGGGAAACGTTCGACAAGGGTAAAGGTGAGACGGATGGTCTAGGGAAAGTAACGATAAATTTGTCTGCAAAGGAAAAAGCAAATTTGGAGAAAGGGCAACTGAAGATTAGCATTCAGGAGAATAAAAATGAAAAACCTTTGTCTAGTTCTTTCTTGCTCAAAAATGCCTTGTGGGATGCAGACGTACAATTCTTTCCTGAAGGAGGCGATATTATCGCCGGATTGGCAAAAAAAGTGGCATTTAAAGCCCTCGGATCCGATGGGAAAGGGCTAAAGGTAAAAGGAAGTATTTTAGATTCAAAGGGCAAGTCTGTAGCGGAGTTTGCGGACTTCGGAACTGGAATGGGCTATTTTTCTCTTCTGCCGCTCGCGGGAGAAAATTATCAAGCTGTTGTGAAGTTTGAGAATGGACAGGAACGCAAATACAAATTGCCGGCTGTTGTCAATGACAAGGCAAATGTTGTTTTTGTAAAACAGGATGCTACGAATGCTGAGTTTGCCGTGGTAACCAGTGAAGAGAATTTTTCAAAAAACCAAGGGCAATCCTATTATGTTTTGGTTCAGTCGAATGGACATCTCTGTTTTGGCGCGCAGGTGAATTTGAAATCTTCATCCGCATTGGTCAATATTCCGAAAGAGCGTTTACCAAATGGTATTGTCCAGGTAACCTTATTGAGTCCTGACGGAAAGCCTATCAGTGAGCGCTTGGCATTTGTTCAAAGCGAAAAGCTTTTAAATATTCAGGTTACCAGCGATAAGCAAAGTTATAAGGCTAAAGACTTGGTCAATCTTAAACTTGCTGTAGACAACAATGGGCAGAAGTTCCCGGGAAGCTATTCAGTAGCTGTAATAGACGAATCCAAAGTTCCCTATAATGATCAGGCAGATCTATCGATTGTGAGCAACTTTTTGTTGACTTCGGACCTCAAAGGAAATGTAGAGAACCCAAATTCATATTTTGATGAAAAAAATCCCAATCGGGATAAAGCCTTGGATGCTTTATTAATGACGCAGGGATTTCGCCGATTTGACTACCCGACGCTCATAGCGGAGAAGTTGCCGCAGATCAGTTTTCTTCCTGAACAGGGAATCGAATTGTCAGGTATCCTGCGGATGAACACCGGGCGTCCTTATCCAAACGGTGGATTACTTTTGACGATACCTTCCCGTAACATTAAGAAGGATGTGTATACAGATCAAAATGGACGTTTCGCCTTTAAGGATCTTGTGTTCCCGGATTCGTCCAAAGTAACGGTTAATGCCCGATCGAATGACAATTACCGAAGCTTGGTTATCAATATGGACCAGACCTTTTACCCCGAGATCGATAAGAATAATGGTTATAAGAGTTATTTTGTACCTAATATAGACCAGGCTTTTGCTCCTTATTTGGCGAATAGCCGAAAAGAGTATCGAAAATCGATTCTCTTGGATGAGGTAGAAGTGACGGCGGTAGTGAAGAAAGTAATCACCAATAAAGATTTCCCTTCTATTTCGGGACTGTCCATGCCGGAACACCGTATTGAACCCGATCGTTTGACCGGTTGTAACGTGTTGACCATGTGTCTTCAAACGGTATTGACGGGCATTACCTATGATCCACAGACATTGAAGTATTATGTTTCTCGTGATTATAATGCAGGTGGGCGTACACCTGTCCAGTTCTTTCTGAACGGTATGGCTATTGATGAGCCCGGATTAAATAGCATCAATGTCGCGGATATCGAAGGTATCGAAATCTTCTTACGTGACGAATTGGGAACAGTCTCCAGAATGTATCAAAATAATGGTGTCGTGTCAATCTATACGAAGAAAGTGGAAGCGAAGAAACCACGGATGTCGTTGAGTGAAATTGAGAGCATGTTGCCAAAATCAAATGTAATCGATATGTATCCTTTGGGCTATATTAAAGAACGCAAATTCTATGTTCCAAAATATGATACGCCGGAAAGAAAGGCTGCAAACGATTTGAGAACGACCATTTACTGGAATCCGAAAGTTTCGATCACAGAGACCGGGGAGGCGGCTATTCAGTTTTATAATGCCGACGGAAATGGAAATTACAAGGTAATCGTCGAGGGAATGGATCAGACCGGGAATATCGGCCGTAAGGTAATAAACTACGGTGTTCAGCCTTAA
- the cls gene encoding cardiolipin synthase: MEVLHHILQIALTYYWIPLLILYIGVIGTILIENRNPSKTIAWIMVIVFLPVVGLLSYYFFGQKFKKVKRMKRVYREQSKKLLDAWRKESEIMEEHIDTLNERIGSLAMVYRYLKNQKISTFSLNNDVTLFINGEEKFPVLIDRLKAAQHSIHMEYYIWEMDEIGQEILHILEEKARAGVTVRLILDSFGAPDVIKYLRRHKPDFVFQAFLPVTFSSLANSNYRNHRKIAVIDGKIGFVGGINISDRYINNGKNEVYWRDTAMMVVGAAVNTLQIQFWNSWNQTDAESFELGRGYLNRFPLTDEDASGVGFTASDPGSPAPFNMEAIIAGINEAKEYVQLCTPYFIPSDQLTTALMLAVSSGVRVDLMLPAQSDSFFVQHASFSFIKPLLERGVNVYLYTKGFLHAKTICIDGKLAYIGTTNLDIRSFYINFEISGIVSDKALCDRLNAQFLADIEVSDLITIRKWMQRSRWKRGVDSICRLLAPLL; the protein is encoded by the coding sequence ATGGAGGTACTTCATCATATTTTACAGATTGCATTAACCTATTATTGGATTCCCCTACTCATTCTTTATATTGGTGTAATCGGAACGATTTTGATCGAAAACCGTAATCCTTCCAAGACCATTGCCTGGATTATGGTCATTGTTTTCTTACCTGTCGTCGGTTTGCTCAGTTACTATTTCTTTGGTCAGAAGTTTAAGAAGGTCAAAAGGATGAAACGCGTGTACCGCGAGCAGTCCAAAAAGCTACTGGATGCCTGGCGTAAGGAATCCGAAATTATGGAGGAACATATTGATACGTTAAATGAGCGGATCGGTAGTTTGGCCATGGTATACCGCTACCTTAAAAATCAGAAGATCTCTACCTTCTCCCTCAACAACGATGTAACCCTGTTTATCAATGGGGAAGAAAAGTTTCCGGTACTTATTGATCGTCTTAAAGCTGCGCAGCATTCCATTCACATGGAATATTATATCTGGGAAATGGATGAAATAGGGCAGGAGATCTTACATATTCTGGAAGAAAAAGCAAGAGCTGGGGTCACCGTACGTCTGATATTGGATAGTTTTGGTGCTCCTGATGTAATTAAATATTTACGGAGGCATAAACCCGATTTTGTGTTTCAAGCTTTTCTCCCAGTAACCTTTAGTTCCTTGGCGAATAGCAACTACCGAAATCACCGCAAGATAGCGGTGATCGATGGGAAAATAGGTTTTGTCGGCGGAATCAATATTTCAGATCGATATATCAATAATGGAAAAAATGAGGTTTATTGGCGGGATACAGCTATGATGGTTGTCGGCGCGGCCGTAAATACGTTGCAAATCCAGTTTTGGAACAGCTGGAACCAGACAGATGCGGAATCGTTTGAATTGGGCCGAGGTTATTTAAACCGATTTCCCCTTACCGATGAAGATGCGAGTGGAGTAGGATTTACAGCCAGTGATCCCGGATCGCCAGCGCCTTTCAATATGGAAGCAATTATTGCCGGTATCAACGAAGCAAAAGAATATGTACAGTTGTGTACACCTTATTTTATTCCCAGCGATCAATTGACGACCGCTTTAATGCTCGCGGTATCTTCAGGTGTTCGTGTGGACCTGATGTTACCGGCCCAGTCTGATTCGTTTTTTGTACAGCACGCCTCATTCTCGTTTATAAAACCACTGTTGGAAAGAGGAGTCAACGTATACCTTTATACAAAGGGATTTCTACATGCCAAAACCATCTGTATTGATGGGAAGCTTGCCTATATCGGTACGACAAACTTAGATATCAGAAGTTTTTACATCAATTTTGAAATCTCGGGAATTGTCTCGGATAAAGCGCTTTGCGACCGTCTTAATGCGCAATTTTTGGCTGATATTGAAGTCTCAGATCTGATTACAATCCGAAAATGGATGCAACGAAGCCGCTGGAAAAGAGGAGTTGATTCCATCTGTAGGCTTTTGGCTCCCTTGCTTTAA